From one Planococcus citri chromosome 3, ihPlaCitr1.1, whole genome shotgun sequence genomic stretch:
- the mRpS34 gene encoding uncharacterized protein mRpS34, with protein MVKYKYIGKPSHHCGKTLWEIIGNLKDYGVGRLVYRNTHSKYPQASFFKIVKCESVADTERAPGVYRKCIVWVDEVFRGMRYSEISEIFSASYKPDYRLIPKDEEHLWYEKVANIPKPEPFIPPTHIDVPPVLKIILNEDRKAKGLPVEEDMLTEAITIKNPSSKLYLRYVKELPEKHVIRGYGKSPFQELYDNIEEYKIKILNENKSD; from the exons ATGGTGAAGTATAAATACATCGGAAAACCCAGTCACCACTGCGGTAAAACGCTGTGGGAAATCATCGGTAATTTGAAAGATTACGGTGTTGGCCGATTAGTATACAGAAATACACATTCTAAGTACCCTCaagcttcttttttcaaaatagtcaaGTGCGAATCTGTCGCAGATACTGAAAGA GCACCGGGTGTTTACCGAAAATGTATAGTTTGGGTTGATGAAGTGTTCAGAGGAATGAGATACAGCGAAATATCGGAAATATTTAGCGCCAGCTATAAACCTGATTACCGGTTGATTCCGAAAGATGAAGAACATCTATGGTATGAAAAAGTAGCCAATATACCCAAACCCGAACCATTCATACCACCGACTCATATCGATGTTCCACCTGTACTAAAG ataattttgaacgAAGATAGGAAAGCTAAAGGGCTGCCGGTAGAGGAAGATATGTTGACAGAAGCTATAACCATAAAGAATCCGAGCTCTAAACTGTATCTTCGATATGTAAAAGAACTTCCTGAGAAACATGTTATTAGAGGATATGGAAAATCTCCATTCCAGGAACTGTACGACAATATCGAGGAGTACAAAATCAAGATTC tgaatgAAAACAAATCGGATTAA
- the LOC135840449 gene encoding putative fatty acyl-CoA reductase CG5065 produces MVIASQIAKFYESKKVLITGGTGFMGKVLIWKLLQSCPALDTIFVLIRPKHGESPKSRKEKLFDSPIFNNFKENNPNILQKVVFVSGDVGEDKIGLSDVDYDMLVDQVSIIFHSAAILKMNSPLKTAINVNTVGTIRMLDMAQQMKKLEAFVYVSTAYCCCENSTVEEKIYISKHNPCDIINLIRWMDPELLETLTPKLIYPSPNTYVYSKRLTETILSERASEVPIIVARPSIVAPAFEEPLAGWNDTFNGPVGFFVAAGKGIIRTTMLNLDAKSELIPVDMAINSILVLPWDTSREKLLNEISVYNISPNSQENFTWRYISNCLKNTSTRYPPVTLFWYPNFNPAANNIFVYTIKCIFLHYLPAYTIDFVLLIIGQKPFLVRLHDRIRLGEKILIYFTRRQWTFVHDKLLQLEERLNDTDKQLFLINTRHIKDYQNYMDDIVLATKVYTFKENLKDNDKAKRTLNIMYVVDIIVQVLRYVVLWKILMFAYNLFFEVFHH; encoded by the exons atggttatCGCATCGCAAATCGCGAAGTTTTACGAGTCTAAAAAAGTCCTCATTACTGGAGGCACCGGATTTATGGGTAAAGTGTTAATATGGAAGTTATTACAGAGTTGTCCAGCATTGGATACCATATTTGTTTTGATACGACCTAAACATGGTGAAAGTCCGAAAtctcgaaaagaaaaattattcgactcTCCG attttcaacaatttcaaagaaaataatcCCAATATACTCCAAAAAGTTGTATTTGTATCGGGAGATGTCGGAGAAGATAAAATAGGACTATCAGACGTAGATTATGATATGTTAGTTGACCAAGTATCCATTATATTTCACAGCGCtgctattttgaaaatgaactccCCTTTAAAAACTGCTATCAATGTAAATACCGTTGGAACAATCAGGATGCTGGATATGGCCcaacagatgaaaaaattggag GCATTTGTCTACGTTTCTACCGCGTATTGTTGTTGTGAAAATAGCacagttgaagaaaaaatttatatttcaaagCATAATCCGTGTGATATAATTAATCTCATTCGATGGATGGATCCCGAGTTATTAGAAACACTGACACCGAA attAATTTATCCATCACCCAACACATATGTTTATAGCAAAAGGCTCACAGAAACTATTTTGTCTGAACGCGCTTCCGAAGTTCCCATAATAGTGGCAAGACccagtatag TTGCGCCTGCTTTTGAGGAGCCCTTAGCTGGATGGAATGATACATTTAATGGACCAGTGGGATTTTTTGTGGCAGCAGGAAAGGGTATAATCCGTACCACTATGTTGAATTTAGATGCAAAGTCTGAATTAATACCAGTTGATATGGCAATTAATAGCATTTTAGTTTTACCTTGGGACACTTCGCGAGAAAAATT actGAACGAAATTAGTGTATACAACATTTCACCAAATTCGCAGGAAAATTTCACTTGGCGCTATATATCAAATTGTCTTAAAAATACAAGTACAAGGTATCCACCTGTGACGTTGTTCTGGTACCCGAATTTCAACCCAGCCGCCAATAATATCTTCGTATACACGATTAAATGCATTTTCCTGCATTACTTACCAGCTTACACAATAGATTTTGTTTTATTGATAATTGGTCAAAAACCTTT cctAGTTCGTCTTCATGATAGAATCAGACTgggtgaaaaaatattgatatatTTCACTCGACGACAATGGACATTTGTGCACGATAAACTACTGCAACTGGAGGAACGGTTGAATGATACCGATAAACagctttttttgataaatactaGACATATAAAAGATTATCAGAACTACATGGATGATATCGTACTAGCAACCAAAGTTTAcacttttaaagaaaatttgaaggaTAATGATAAAGCGAAAAGAACATTAAATAT AATGTATGTAGTGGATATAATCGTTCAAGTTTTGAGATACGTTGTTTTATGGAAAATACTCATGTTCGCGTATAACTTGTTCTTCGAAGTTTTTCATCATTAG
- the LOC135839882 gene encoding uncharacterized protein LOC135839882: MLLRWFRRHLKPEIYGPGYKGFFNQAWRETPVYLFSVSMTMMSLIIVPIAMKKWKEMEGEKRRFMLQYTIMRPSDPNKNMYFYIDVTDKNNIIDPARKTYYDM, from the exons ATGTTATTAAGATGGTTTAGACGTCATTTGAAACCAGAGATTTATGGACCCGGAT ATAAGGGCTTCTTCAATCAAGCTTGGCGAGAAACCCCTGTCTACTTGTTTTCTGTCAGTATGACAATGATGAGCCTTATTATAGTACCGATTGCtatgaaaaaatggaaagaaatgGAAGGTGAAAAAAGACGTTTCATGCTCCAGTATACGA TTATGAGGCCAAGCGATCCGAATAAAAACATGTACTTTTATATCGATGTCACTGACAAGAATAACATCATAGATCCCGCCAGAAAAACTTACTACGACATGTAA